Proteins encoded by one window of Patescibacteria group bacterium:
- the ychF gene encoding redox-regulated ATPase YchF, with amino-acid sequence MQIGIVGLPNVGKSTLFNALTKKQVDASNYPFCTIDPNVGVVKVPDERLEMLARLSDSKEIIPTIVEFVDIAGLVKNAHKGEGLGNQFLSHIRETDAICEVLRAFPDPNVLHVEGSVDPTRDQETIHLELAMADLATVAKRITSIEGSAHAGIKEARELFAVYEKCKRALDQGNWVNEAHLSAEEQEKIKDLNLLTVKPLLFVLNITEQNTPTVSPPGKVENEREGVITMDIKKEADLAELSDDDLKELGLVRTGLFKLIHAAYETLDLITFFTTGPKETRAWTVRRGSKAPHAAGVIHSDFERGFITAEVIGYENFVQAGGEAKAKEQGTLRLEGKEYMVQDGDVVHFRFSV; translated from the coding sequence ATGCAAATCGGCATCGTCGGCCTCCCGAACGTCGGCAAATCCACCTTGTTTAACGCACTTACGAAAAAGCAAGTGGATGCTTCGAATTACCCTTTTTGCACCATTGACCCCAACGTGGGCGTCGTGAAAGTGCCGGATGAGAGGCTGGAGATGCTCGCTCGCCTTAGCGATTCAAAGGAGATTATCCCCACCATCGTGGAATTCGTGGATATCGCAGGGTTGGTAAAAAACGCGCATAAAGGAGAGGGTTTGGGGAACCAATTCCTTTCCCATATCCGCGAAACAGACGCCATTTGCGAGGTGCTGCGGGCGTTCCCAGACCCGAATGTGCTCCATGTAGAAGGCTCGGTGGATCCCACACGCGACCAGGAGACCATCCACCTTGAGCTTGCCATGGCGGACCTTGCCACCGTCGCGAAACGCATTACGTCAATCGAGGGAAGCGCGCACGCCGGCATTAAGGAAGCGCGGGAGCTCTTTGCGGTTTACGAAAAATGCAAACGCGCGCTCGACCAAGGCAATTGGGTAAATGAAGCGCATTTGAGCGCAGAAGAACAGGAAAAAATAAAGGACTTAAACCTGCTCACCGTAAAGCCGCTCCTTTTTGTGCTTAATATCACAGAACAAAACACCCCCACTGTCTCTCCCCCTGGTAAGGTGGAGAACGAAAGAGAGGGCGTCATAACGATGGATATAAAAAAAGAGGCAGATCTCGCTGAACTCTCGGATGATGACCTCAAAGAGCTCGGCCTTGTGCGCACTGGCCTCTTCAAACTCATCCACGCCGCCTACGAAACGCTCGACCTCATCACTTTCTTTACCACCGGCCCAAAGGAAACAAGGGCTTGGACGGTGCGCAGGGGGTCCAAAGCGCCCCACGCGGCGGGCGTCATCCATTCAGATTTCGAGCGCGGATTTATCACGGCAGAAGTGATTGGCTACGAAAACTTCGTGCAGGCAGGAGGGGAAGCTAAGGCAAAAGAACAAGGCACCTTACGCCTCGAAGGGAAAGAGTACATGGTTCAAGACGGAGACGTCGTCCATTTTAGATTTAGTGTATAA
- a CDS encoding putative toxin-antitoxin system toxin component, PIN family, which yields MYTVVIDTNILIAATEDLMNAAREVINLVIKGEIKAFASRSILDENRTLLQQRVVAAAVRRELQDYFMKVVLVRQVRKSMPMLCEDPEDEKFVQCVRAVEPEYLITQDRHLLDLEDIGTTHVVTPQEFLSNVKRAQDPFGRGEWAGWVKQLLKNG from the coding sequence ATGTATACTGTCGTGATTGATACCAATATACTTATCGCGGCGACCGAGGACCTAATGAATGCGGCGCGCGAGGTGATAAACCTCGTCATTAAAGGAGAGATTAAAGCGTTTGCCAGCCGCTCTATTTTAGACGAGAACCGTACTTTATTGCAACAGCGCGTCGTGGCGGCAGCAGTGCGCAGGGAGCTGCAGGATTATTTCATGAAGGTGGTGCTCGTGCGGCAGGTGCGCAAGAGTATGCCGATGCTCTGTGAAGATCCGGAGGATGAAAAGTTCGTGCAATGCGTAAGGGCTGTAGAGCCTGAATATCTCATTACCCAGGATCGCCATTTGCTCGACCTTGAGGATATTGGCACGACGCATGTAGTGACTCCGCAAGAATTTCTCTCAAACGTCAAGCGCGCGCAGGATCCTTTTGGGAGAGGCGAGTGGGCGGGGTGGGTGAAGCAATTATTGAAGAATGGCTAA